A segment of the Fusarium oxysporum f. sp. lycopersici 4287 chromosome 4, whole genome shotgun sequence genome:
AAAGCTGTGAGCAGTCTGCGCATTCACACGTGCTCCAAACGCTGACTGGGCGAATAGAGCAATCTCTTTACGGAAATCGCCCTCTACGATCTCGTCCATACACCTGGCATTGCCACCGATCTCAACCACATTGACACCAAAGCGACTGTTTCTGGATTTTTGCCTGCTGATGATGGTTTGGCCAAGGCACTCAGCGGAGCCGACATTGTCGTCGTCACTGCTGGGATTGCCAGGAAACCAGGAATGACTCGAGATGGTAAGTCCATTCTCGCAAATTTTCTCGCCAGGGCATGTCATTAATTATCACCTTAGACCTGTTCAATGTGAGAACTTTGCTCCCTGTTGATTAGCCAGCAGCATGTTCACAGATCCTTAGACCAACGCTTCAATCATTAGAGACATCTTCACCCAAGTTGCAAAGACCTGCCCGAAGGCCATTTCGTGTATCATTACCAATCCAGTGAACTCAACAGTTCCAGTTGCAGCCGAGACTTTGCGTACAGCCGGTGTCTTTGAACCCGCGCGCCTTTTCGGCGTAACTACTTTGGATATCGTGCGAGCGTCAACATTTGCTGCACACGCTCTTGGCGGCGACGCCGATCCTACCAGCATCAAAGTCCCCGTTATCGGTGGCCACAGCGGTGCTACCATTCTTCCTCTCTACAGCCAGGCTCAACCCCCTATTGACCTCGGTGCCGAACTACCAAACGTTATAAACCGTATGCCTTTCCTGCTCAGAGAGCAGATATCGGCTGTTAGTTAACTAGTCACAACAGGTGTACaatttggtggtgatgaaaTCGTGAAGAGCAAGCAAGGAGTTGGCAGTGCTACGACTTGTATGGCTTATGCGGGTTTCAGATTTGTCAAGGCCCTGCTTACCGCGAGTTCCGGAACCCCAGCCATCGAAGAGGCTTATGTCTATCTGCCAGGGATCAGTGGAGG
Coding sequences within it:
- a CDS encoding malate dehydrogenase, NAD-dependent; protein product: MTKIALLGAAGQIGTPLGLLCKASNLFTEIALYDLVHTPGIATDLNHIDTKATVSGFLPADDGLAKALSGADIVVVTAGIARKPGMTRDDLFNTNASIIRDIFTQVAKTCPKAISCIITNPVNSTVPVAAETLRTAGVFEPARLFGVTTLDIVRASTFAAHALGGDADPTSIKVPVIGGHSGATILPLYSQAQPPIDLGAELPNVINRVQFGGDEIVKSKQGVGSATTCMAYAGFRFVKALLTASSGTPAIEEAYVYLPGISGGKEISTQLQVDYFSAKVKLGEQGAREVLPIGNLSDDERILLEKAVEELRVNIQTGLSFVAGK